The Phaenicophaeus curvirostris isolate KB17595 unplaced genomic scaffold, BPBGC_Pcur_1.0 scaffold_178, whole genome shotgun sequence genome includes the window ctctctacaacgtcttttcaggtagttggagagagcaatgaggtctcccctcagcctcctcttctccaggctaaacaaccccagctctctcagccgctcctcatcaggcctgttctccagccccctcaccagctttgttgctcttctctggactcattccagatcctcaacatccttcttgtggggaggggcccagaactgaacacaggattcgaggagcggtctcaccagtgccgagtacagagggaggataacctccctggacctgctggtcacgccgtttctgatccaagccaagatgccattggccttcttggccgcctgggcacactgctggctcatattcagtcagctgtcagtcggcctgtagtttcctggatcctccctgcgacccttcttgtagacgggcacaacatcagcctccagtccagtgggacttccccagtcttccaggactgttggaagatgatggaaaggggtctggccagcacatccgccagctccttcagtaccctagggtgaatcccgtccggccccatagacttgtgggtgtctagtcgggctagcaaggctctgaccacctcctcttggattacgggagcctcattatgctcctctagctcctgggtttgtacacagacggaacgaccctccttacaactaaagactgaggcaaagaaggcattaagtacctcagccttttcctcatcccctgttactgttgttccttctgtgtccaatagggactgtatggtctccctagtcctctttttattatttatatatttacagaaggattttttgttatctttcactgacttggccaatccaatctctagttgagccttagcccttctgattttttcctacacaatctcacttccctcctgtagtccacccaagaggcccatcccctcttccagagcccataaacatttctcttcttcttgatatccctcaagatctctctgttcaaccaagctggctttctcccctgccggctttttttccggaccacggggatggctttctcctgagctgctaggaccacccttttgaagagctcccagccctcctgggctcccttgcccttgagtactgtctcccatgagacttcaccaaccagcctgctgaagagatcaaagtctgccctctggaaatttaatgctaccgtcttgctaaccaccctctgcacttcacctagaacagaaaattttatcatctcatggtcgcttagtcctaggcgtccacctaccgccacatcccccacaaggccttctctgttcaccaacagcaggtccaggagggcaccctccctcgttggttcattcaccaactgtgcgaggaagttgtctcccacgccctccaggaacctcctagactgcttcctttctgctctattgtacacccagcagatatcaggcagattgaagtctcccaccagaatgagaggcatcgatctagagattgaccgcagctgtttatagaagagctcatcagctgcttctccttggttgggtggtctgtaacagactcccatcactatgggtccctataggctctatggggtctctatggggtctctatggggtctatgggggctctatgggggctctatagggtccctatgggtcactatgggctctatggggtcacTATGGGCtttatggggtctctatgggctctatggggtctctatgggtccctatgggctctatagggtcaCTATGgcctctatggggtctctgtggggtctctatggggtccctatagagtctatggggtctctatgggctctatggggtctctatgagtcCCTATAGGCTCTATGGGCCCCTATAgagtccctatggggtctctatgggtccctattgggtcTCTGTggagtctctatggggtccctatgggtctctatagccCCTATAgagtccctatggggtctctatgggtccctattgggtctctgtggggtctctacggggtccctatgggtctctatagccCCTATAGGTCTCTGTTCTCTATAGGTCCTGGTGGATCCCCCGGAGCTGGAAGCCAAGGGGGGAAGGGCCGATCCAGGTgagggggggtgggtggggtgggggggctgatggggggcgtggcctctgcaagccccgccccctcttcTAACCATGTTACTCCCTCCCACAGGCCCCTCCCCCTTCCTGCTGGAGCTGCGGGGGGGCGGGCCCCCACCCCGATCACGTGACCCGGAGGCTGCAACAGGTGGGCGGGGCCTCTATGAGGTCtctagggtctctatggggtctctatggggtccctatggggtccctatgggtctctatggcgccctatgggtccctatggggtctctatgggtccctgtgggtccctataggtctctataggtctctatggggtctctgtgggtctctatggggtttctatgggtctctatggggtctctatggggcccctatgggtccctatgggaccctatgggctctatgggtccctatggggtctctatgggtacctataggtctctatggggtccctatggctCTATGGtgccctgtgggtctctatgggtctccgtggggtccctataggtctccgtggggtccctatgggtccctatgggtctctatggggtctccatggggtctctataggtccctatgggtctctatgggctctatgggtccctatgggtccctatggggtctccatggggtctccatggggtctctattggtccctatgggtctctatgggtctctatgggtctctatggggtccctatgggtccctatgggtctctatgggtccctatggggtctctaggggGTCTCTAGGGGGTCTCTGtgtgggctctatggggtctctatggggtctctatggggtctctatgggtctctaggAGCACTATGGGGCtcccattgatccctattggtCCTTATTGATCCCTATTGGTCCTTATTGATCCCTATTGGTTCCCATTGGTTCCCATTGATTCTATTGGTTCCCATTagtttctatgggtccctatgggtctctattgatccctattgatTCTATTGGttcccattggtttctatgggtccctatggggtccctatgggcccCTATGGATTCtatgggtccctgggggtctctctCTCCCCGCAGCGCGAGTGGGGCCGCAGCTTCTCGGCCGTGGAGCAGAACCGCCTGAGCTCTCGGTGAGGGGATCtctggggccgggggtgggggtggggggcgggtTATTGatccgtggggcagggggtgatcgatccccgccccccccaaagATTCCTGCCCAACGCCGAGGTGTTCGCGGCCGCCTACCCCCACAAGGCTTTCTGCGGCGTCTTCAACGGCGACAGCTCCCTCTTCGTCTCCGCCTGCCAAGGTACCTGGGGGGCTCCCTTGGTCCCTATTGATCGGTATTGATCGCTATTGGTTCCATTGATCCCATTGGTTTCCgtggtccctatgggtccccattggcttctatgggctctgtgggtccccattggcttctatgggtctctatggggcactatggggctcccattgatccctattgatccctattggttccattgatccctattgatTCCTATTGGTCCCATTGATTCCATTGATTCCATTGGTTTCCATTGGTTTCCATGGgcctctatgggtccccattggtctCTATGGgcctctatgggtccccattgatccctatggggctctatggggtctctataggtccccattgatccctacagggtctctataggtccctgttggttccctatgggtctctagtgatctctgtgggtccccattggcttctatggggtccctatgggtccatattgatccctatggggtctctgtgggtccctatgggtccctattgattcctatgggtccctattgattCCTATGAgtccccattgatccctatggggtccccattgatccctatggcgttcccattgatccctatggcGTTCCCATTgatctctatgggtccccattgatccctatgggtCTCCATTCATCCCTTTGActccctattgatccctatgACTCCCTATTGATCCTTTTGACTCCCTATTGATCCCTGTGTGTCCCTATGATCCCTGCGGGCCCCTGTGGGTCCCCGCTGACCGCCGGGGggctcccctgtccccccccgaGACCACTCCCTGCGTGTGtacggggcggcggggcgggggctgcggctgctgcGCTCCACGCAGGGCCGCGACGTGGGCTGGAGCATCCTGGATGTGGCCTTCACCCCCGACGGCCGCCACGGCCTCTACTGCAGCTGGTCCCCCTACGGTCAGCCAGGGGGGCGGGAACAGGGCTCAAGGGGGTCTCCATGGGGGCTCCATGGGGTCTACGGGGTCTCTAcggggtccctatgggctctatgggtcccggggggtccctatgggtctctccCCCCGCCCAGTTCACGCATTCAACATCCACGGGGAGGACGAGACCCACATGGCCATGGATCTGCGGTGAGTTATGGGGCAGGACCCCTCTTCTATGGGGCAGAACcccctctatggggcaggacccctctatggggcaggacccCCTCTACGGGGCCCCATCtcctcgctatggggcaggatctcctcgctatggggcagccccccctgtgtccccccccagccccccggaTCGGCGCTTCGCGCTCTTCTCTCTGGCcgtggggccgggggggcagGAGGTTTGGGGCGGCGCCAACAACGGCTGCGTCTACACAGCTGCGTCTACGTCTACGACCTAGGGGGTCAGCGAAATTGGGA containing:
- the LOC138734741 gene encoding DDB1- and CUL4-associated factor 11-like, encoding MGLYSPYRSLFSIGPGGSPGAGSQGGKGRSSCGGAGPHPDHVTRRLQQREWGRSFSAVEQNRLSSRFLPNAEVFAAAYPHKAFCGVFNGDSSLFVSACQDHSLRVYGAAGRGLRLLRSTQGRDVGWSILDVAFTPDGRHGLYCSWSPYVHAFNIHGEDETHMAMDLRPPDRRFALFSLAVGPGGQEVWGGANNGCVEVHEADVNAVALADAGGQLVLSRGDDGLVRLWDRRSLGHRSHRPVCRLAGHPAAALLPGDPSLQTFRGHVVLRTLLRCRLAPAGGRALGAGCASGGVIVYDVLTGRVLRRLSRHRGCVRDVCWGPQPWRLASASWDGTVRLWGYRSPQAEEDEEEEEEEGVPQ